The following are encoded in a window of Fusarium falciforme chromosome 11, complete sequence genomic DNA:
- a CDS encoding PNPLA domain-containing protein: MVYAPITRHTKGLRLLALDGGGVRGIMALEVLRELMLRVQKRKGLAEIPRPADYFELAGGTSTGGIMGIMLFRLRMSVDDTIAQYDKIAKDIFSPRFYGYNISWVPFSSYLNNSKAVFSDSRFDGGALSKAIDDVVEKYGLDENDKKLKGNAPLQHEGGARMFCCTTAQNRAESVLLRSYKDKTIYTKSKLNTAMLNHGDQMTISLAARATSAAPTFFPEVKFPETNPELVFWDGGLLNNNPIDQLWYTRFELVDPKDAAPAISCVISLGTGYVSPAKAKKSWFKLVGVASKVMDFATNTNAKGKDFSRHMTHLNQRDEHRETKYIRFNPYLKEEIGLDEYLRMEDLKKIAKEDMKKDTNQEFIEKAVDAICA, encoded by the exons ATGGTCTACGCTCCCATCACAAGACACACCAAGGGCCTGCGCCTCCTCGCTCTTGATGGAGGTGGTGTCCGAGGCATCATGGCCCTCGAGGTCCTCAGAGAACTCATGCTCCGAGTTCAGAAGCGAAAGGGTCTTGCCGAGATTCCCCGCCCGGCAGACTACTTTGAGCTTGCTGGAGGCACTAGCACTGGTGGCATCATGGGCATCATGCTGTTCCGTCTGCGCATGTCCGTCGACGACACCATCGCGCAGTACGACAAGATTGCCAAGGACATCTTTAGCCCCAGGTTCTACGGATACAATATCAGTTGGGTGCCTTTCTCATCGTacctcaacaacagcaaggCAGTTTTCTCAGACAGCCGCTTTGATGGTGGGGCTTTGAGCAAGGCTATTGACGATGTGGTTGAGAAGTACGGTCTCGATGAGAACGACAAGAAGTTGAAGGGAAACGCCCCTCTCCAGCACGAAGGAGGTGCTCGGAT GTTCTGCTGCACAACTGCTCAAAACAGGGCCGAGTCAGTGCTGCTTCGATCATACAAGGACAAGACTATCTACACCAAGTCAAAGCTCAACACTGCCATGCTGAACCATGGAGACCAAATGACTATTAGCTTGGCCGCCCGAGCTACGTCAGCTGCCCCTACCTTCTTCCCTGAAGTAAAGTTCCCCGAAACCAACCCCGAGTTGGTCTTCTGGGACGGCGGtcttctcaacaacaaccccATCGATCAGCTGTGGTACACGAGGTTTGAGCTCGTTGACCCCAAGGACGCCGCCCCTGCCATCTCATGTGTTATCAGCCTTGGCACGGGCTATGTGAGTCCTGCAAAGGCGAAGAAGTCCTGGTTCAAGCTTGTTGGAGTTGCTTCCAAGGTGATGGACTTTGCGACAAACACAaacgccaagggcaaggatttTTCGCGACACATGACACATCTCAACCAACGCGATGAGCACAGGGAAACAAAGTATATCCGTTTCAACCCTTATctcaaggaggagatcgGCCTGGATGAGTATCTCCGAATGGAGGATCTTAAGAAGATTGCCAAGGAGGATATGAAGAAGGACACCAACCAGGAGTTTATTGAGAAGGCAGTGGACGCTATTTGCGCTTAG
- a CDS encoding Cytochrome b5 heme-binding domain-containing protein translates to MSLASCPVSGSAGGQCPVSGTSRAGQMRRGCAFSGMAQPGDIHAAFDIPRGVDAEDWLRTREQKSINELLYTSYPSRKEVDGVKTQQELDNMNADDHHLLAVALGAPARQVMRRAEEIGPQTGWRDGYLSVEHGFCPPDYEEPVSALARSPGRIWSDLCERMPGCCARGRVREAVAALPLVEGTEEFIPDQALWAAVVALGMLCSIYRFEDKHDGKDGVAIQTSTSTRPQCPMGDDLCEELVGIPLCIALPYFQISRRMGRILPHLSFPDQASYNLKIRDPKSNYPYLARFENTDLRWPMFGERAEVAFLKGCADTSASFQHGPDAIAACQEHVMTGNVEGLLHEMIRLKEILERMPNAFHSISPNPNAGDNYVSADRWVRWGLFSAPLSRRCPAASGLQFPPYLMMDAFLGRKTHTSFLGVEAVHLRAWLPSNHRAFIAAIQYHYSIPEFVQRSGDPRLMGVLEGIVEAYAGERGFMGVHRYKVFGILEIAGKTGRTATNGLSGAADATRPWEETHRQFSEAMKERLEPFRGKLDIEPHSMRGTFQECRYVAKVAGCSAIDKDPSRSTALVTLDIRDTGITFAPGDRVAVMPLNSWEECAKMVAALGLDQYLEKPVDTTGMWSRFEQHLSSVKRSAHRQLTVIDILRRGHLAPITKELAVKVHELLHASSNTVLQVLATEEWPVGGSLGDLLQKAITDTPPQIWDKAFSLDNLDWLPELVQLEVPRTYSISSHTNELLPNTVDLTISRAEYKLCSMFSQGQHINRAGVSSGFFNPHPSSAESSILSDDVLLGVSRPVAFQLPIDHMAPCAFFAGGSGIAPFRSFWQHRLQTSGLSGGRNLLYLGVQSRERFCYESELRKLVNMGFMEVHLAFSRDPRGLAYDDVLQDLVEKETPPRYIDSLIIEQGATVCDMVMSKKQGGLGGYLYVCGSVSVFDSVMSGIRKAMYTYRTATMETVDLIINKAFAERRFMLDVFMSPKALPCNLPTISLSNLALHTGHRPGSRMWIAVHGSVYDVTDFCPMHPGGTLIIKSNAGVDCTKSFDNLAHTNNPEVSSLLTRYFIGHLSPKPDYHGDTELSTLHDLWSAYLRVTVETLVAHQFEMHEIMGASIDSPSAHDPNGITNIWLREGLPNIIALRTFYGYQSRLLQGGFAALFGPKLEELVLRLSFSFASAGGPGAAYKLPDILGTIARAKTSQDAAHSTKEISALGDFICDPSSELRFQERGVFSYATKSVQLDIELLENLRQEACNGMDAFESIASVLDSPGKFDADSTPIAALSAFLLQTLERMAHRLSMFYAQLARLSVYQPELEHNPARTRWASVRRCIRDGTFFVLTQAVDTEALMDGQSNSYYMSGKSRQKTHFESILSQVNERITSSSAEEPSKTVQPTSVNAIHHERGRTVTKDTTVASAASRLNVGAIESMESFMKKNKTEIRRLSTMPSPFQLEHLQKALSSMNPNALVPSHGVSVGKMPGYDSVMSLASRTTGSSRKSSFSAASSAGSLTPYPTMQGPPTPPSDANMALQMKLVGLNRRQRTQSTTSMHNFPSASEVRDSRRNRSVSGTRNASRGRSLDHGHGREQSASRLLAFKLGALSEQKRSMTAPTF, encoded by the exons ATGTCGCTCGCATCTTGCCCCGTTTCTGGCTCTGCAGGCGGACAATGTCCCGTCAGCGGAACCTCACGCGCAGGTCAAATGCGTCGCGGATGCGCATTCTCTGGCATGGCCCAGCCTGGGGACATCCACGCCGCATTTGAT ATTCCccgtggtgttgatgctgaAGATTGGCTTCGCACAAG AGAGCAAAAGTCAATCAACGAACTCCTCTACACCAGCTACCCATCCCGAAAAGAAGTCGACGGGGTCAAGACCCAGCAGGAACTCGACAACATGAACGCCGACGACCACCATCTTCTCGCTGTTGCCCTTGGAGCCCCAGCACGGCAAGTAATGCGACGTGCAGAGGAGATTGGTCCTCAGACTGGATGGCGCGATGGATATCTCAGCGTCGAACACGGCTTCTGTCCTCCTGACTACGAGGAACCCGTTAGTGCTCTTGCGAGGTCGCCAGGAAGGATATGGTCGGATCTGTGCGAGCGCATGCCGGGATGTTGTGCTCGAGGAAGAGTGAGGGAGGCGGTTGCTGCGTTGCCCCTAGTCGAGGGTACCGAGGAGTTTATTCCTGACCAAGCTCTTTGGGCTGCGGTTGTGGCCCTCGGTATGCTCTGCTCCATCTACCGATTCGAAGACAAGCATGACGGAAAAGATGGAGTTGCAATTCAAACCAGCACATCAACCAGACCCCAATGTCCCATGGGCGATGATCTCTGCGAGGAACTTGTGGGTATTCCTCTCTGCATCGCTCTTCCATACTTCCAGATTTCTCGAAGGATGGGCAGAATCTTGCCCCATCTCTCGTTTCCCGATCAGGCTTCATACAACCTCAAGATTCGGGACCCCAAGTCCAACTATCCGTATCTTGCGAGATTCGAGAACACGGACCTCAGATGGCCAATGTTTGGGGAGAGGGCCGAGGTGGCGTTTCTCAAGGGATGCGCCGACACATCTG CGTCGTTTCAACATGGCCCAGATGCGATTGCCGCTTGTCAAGAGCACGTCATGACCGGCAACGTCGAGGGCCTACTCCACGAGATGATCCGTCTCAAGGAGATTCTTGAGCGGATGCCCAACGCCTTTCACAGCATCTCACCAAATCCCAATGCTGGAGACAACTACGTCTCTGCTGATCGATGGGTCAGATGGGGACTCTTTTCCGCGCCCTTGTCGAGGCGATGCCCAGCAGCATCTGGTCTGCAGTTCCCTCCATACCTGATGATGGATGCATTCTTGGGCCGAAAGAC ACACACCTCCTTCCTTGGCGTCGAGGCCGTCCATCTCAGAGCATGGCTCCCCTCCAACCACCGCGCCTTCATAGCCGCCATCCAATACCACTACTCCATCCCTGAGTTCGTCCAAAGATCTGGCGACCCCCGCCTTATGGGTGTCCTGGAAGGCATCGTCGAAGCCTATGCCGGCGAACGCGGCTTCATGGGAGTCCACAGATACAAAGTCTTTGGCATCCTCGAAATCGCAGGCAAAACAGGACGCACGGCGACAAACGGCCTTTCGGGGGCTGCTGATGCAACGAGACCTTGGGAGGAGACGCATCGACAGTTTTCGGAGGCTATGAAAGAGAGACTTGAGCCTTTTCGGGGAAAGCTTGATATTGAGCCTCATTCTATGCGTGGCACTTTTCAGGAGTGTCGGTATGTGGCCAAAGTGGCTGGTTGCTCTGCCATCGACAAGGATCCGAGCCGTTCAACCGCCCTGGTCACTCTTGATATCAGAGACACTGGTATCACTTTTGCGCCTGGAGATCGTGTCGCTGTGATGCCTCTCAACAGCTGGGAGGAATGTGCAAAGATGGTGGCGGCACTTGGACTTGATCAATACCTCGAGAAGCCAGTCGACACTACCGGCATGTGGTCGCGCTTCGAGCAACATTTGTCTTCTGTGAAGAGAAGTGCCCACAGACAACTGACCGTCATCGATATTCTTCGACGTGGTCACCTCGCTCCCATCACCAAAGAGCTTGCTGTCAAGGTGCATGAACTTCTGCATGCCTCGTCCAACACGGTGCTGCAAGTTCTCGCGACTGAAGAGTGGCCTGTTGGTGGCTCCTTGGGCGACCTCCTCCAGAAAGCCATCACAGATACGCCGCCCCAAATCTGGGACAAAGCCTTCAGTCTCGACAACCTGGACTGGCTGCCTGAGCTGGTGCAGCTCGAAGTTCCTCGCACCTACTCCATTTCCAGCCACACCAACGAGTTGCTCCCAAACACAGTCGACTTGACCATTTCTCGCGCTGAGTACAAGTTGTGCTCCATGTTTTCTCAAGGACAGCACATTAATCGGGCTGGTGTGTCGAGCGGCTTCTTCAATCCTCACCCGTCATCAGCTGAGAGTTCGATCTTGTCAGACGATGTCTTGCTTGGTGTCTCTAGGCCGGTTGCCTTCCAGCTACCCATCGATCACATGGCTCCCTGCGCATTCTTCGCCGGAGGCAGCGGTATCGCACCCTTCCGAAGTTTCTGGCAGCACAGGCTTCAAACATCAGGGTTGTCCGGAGGCCGCAATCTGCTGTACCTCGGAGTTCAATCTCGTGAGAGATTCTGCTACGAGAGTGAGCTTCGGAAGTTGGTCAACATGGGATTTATGGAGGTACATCTTGCCTTTTCGCGTGATCCCCGTGGTCTGGCATATGACGATGTACTTCAGGATCTCGTTGAAAAGGAGACACCGCCTCGTTACATTGACTCCTTGATCATCGAACAGGGAGCCACGGTTTGCGATATGGTCATGTCTAAGAAGCAAGGCGGCCTTGGAGGTTACCTCTACGTCTGTGGCTCAGTTTCGGTGTTTGACTCCGTCATGAGCGGCATTCGCAAGGCCATGTACACGTACCGCACAGCAACTATGGAAACAGTGgacctcatcatcaacaaggccTTTGCAGAGCGTCGCTTCATGCTGGACGTCTTTATGTCACCCAAGGCCCTTCCCTGCAACCTTCCCACCATCTCTCTCTCCAACCTTGCTCTTCACACCGGCCATCGCCCAGGATCTCGGATGTGGATTGCTGTGCATGGAAGCGTCTACGATGTCACCGACTTCTGTCCTATGCACCCCGGAGGAactctcatcatcaagtcTAATGCCGGTGTTGACTGCACCAAGTCGTTCGACAATCTCGCGCACACCAACAACCCTGAGGTATCGAGTCTTCTGACAAGGTACTTTATCGGTCACTTGTCTCCCAAGCCCGATTATCACGGAGACACGGAGCTGTCGACCCTCCATGATCTTTGGTCAGCTTACCTACGAGTGACCGTCGAGACCCTCGTGGCCCATCAATTCGAGATGCACGAGATTATGGGGGCTTCTATCGACTCGCCATCTGCCCACGACCCCAACGGAATCACCAACATCTGGCTTCGCGAAGGTCTCCCCAACATCATTGCTCTCCGGACCTTTTACGGCTACCAAAGCCGCCTCTTGCAGGGCGGCTTCGCAGCTCTCTTCGGCCCCAAGCTGGAAGAGCTAGTCCTCCGCCTCTCTTTCAGCTTTGCCAGTGCCGGCGGACCAGGAGCGGCATATAAGTTACCCGATATTCTTGGAACAATTGCCCGAGCCAAGACAAGTCAAGACGCAGCTCACAGCACGAAAGAGATCAGCGCACTAGGAGACTTCATCTGTGATCCCAGTTCTGAGTTGCGTTTCCAGGAGCGGGGAGTCTTTTCCTACGCCACAAAGAGCGTACAACTTGACATTGAGCTTTTGGAGAATCTCCGACAAGAAGCTTGTAACGGGATGGATGCTTTTGAGAGCATTGCTTCGGTCCTTGACTCGCCTGGCAAGTTTGATGCTGATTCCACTCCTATCGCTGCTTTGTCTGCCTTCCTCCTGCAGACTCTTGAGAGAATGGCGCATCGCTTGTCCATGTTCTATGCCCAGTTGGCTCGTCTCTCAGTTTATCAGCCTGAGCTGGAGCATAACCCTGCACGCACCCGATGGGCTTCTGTTCGACGATGCATCCGCGATGGCACCTTTTTCGTGCTCACCCAAGCGGTCGACACTGAGGCTTTGATGGACGGACAGTCAAACTCGTACTACATGTCTGGAAAGTCGCGACAGAAGACTCACTTTGAGAGTATTCTATCACAAGTCAACGAGCGCATTACTTCATCTTCTGCAGAGGAACCTTCGAAGACAGTGCAGCCGACTTCAGTCAACGCGATTCATCACGAGAGGGGCAGGACCGTTACCAAAGATACCACCGTCGCCTCAGCTGCATCTCGTCTGAATGTCGGAGCGATCGAGAGTATGGAAAGCTTcatgaagaagaacaagaccgAAATCCGGCGTCTGAGCACCATGCCAAGTCCCTTCCAGTTGGAGCATCTTCAGAAGGCACTCTCTTCGATGAACCCAAACGCTCTGGTTCCCAGCCACGGGGTGTCCGTGGGTAAGATGCCTGGATACGATAGTGTCATGTCGTTGGCCTCGCGGACAACTGGCTCCTCCAGAAAGAGCTCGTTCAGTGCAGCTTCCAGCGCAGGTTCTCTAACTCCATATCCCACAATGCAAGGTCCTCCAACACCGCCCAGTGATGCGAACATGGCCTTACAAATGAAACTCGTGGGACTGAACAGAAGACAGCGCACTCAGTCCACGACGTCCATGCATAACTTTCCGTCAGCCTCTGAGGTGAGGGATTCGAGGAGGAATAGGTCTGTCTCGGGCACTAGGAATGCGTCGAGAGGACGGTCTTTGGACCACGGGCACGGGAGGGAACAATCGGCTAGTAGGTTGTTGGCGTTCAAGTTGGGTGCTTTGTCTGAGCAAAAACGATCAATGACAGCCCCGACATTTTAG
- a CDS encoding FluG domain-containing protein has translation MKADLEEKYGRISSAPKEDQSRYARKREELRTARQKYRRKVFKMIYKDHFDAEDEEELQKQLQGIREPEVKREVQHILQQRTQVADILSDIDDAIPQQEIVQRKVEAINAWVACAFVCEPAQRNQPKRKQSATGSSGKSDSVLPGASSSRQPPTKHALPASSDTPTSFAHKRSLPLLPKPPESVQPPNRICSLPNPSLPRSSSNSQRPLDPIATDVAQTNRQQLATLGKTAPCIFCGKQYARQALLWDHLEKHLHHARGAPIHCPQPECQSEGAVLEDIMKFKAHAARLHGTTFQRIKIVTSRSQDPGCYAQAPPKLKFRFILSRESRPPPQRPSIIIVSRSLDRSQAI, from the coding sequence atgaaagcGGACCTCGAAGAGAAGTACGGCCGTATATCATCGGCGCCAAAGGAAGACCAGTCAAGATACGCTCGCAAGCGAGAGGAGCTGCGAACAGCAAGACAGAAGTACCGGAGGAAGGTGTTCAAGATGATTTACAAAGATCACTTTGATGCtgaggacgaagaagagCTGCAGAAGCAGCTGCAGGGGATCCGGGAACCCGAGGTAAAGCGAGAGGTGCAGCATATCTTGCAACAGCGCACCCAAGTGGCAGACATCCTCAGCGATATAGACGACGCCATTCCCCAGCAAGAGATCGTGCAGAGGAAAGTCGAGGCGATCAATGCTTGGGTTGCCTGCGCCTTCGTGTGTGAGCCGGCCCAGCGCAACCAGCCCAAACGAAAGCAGTCGGCAACTGGCAGCTCGGGGAAGTCAGACTCAGTTCTTCCCGGTGCTTCATCGTCTCGTCAACCACCCACAAAGCACGCTCTGCCGGCTTCATCCGATACCCCGACAAGCTTTGCTCACAAGCGTAgccttcctctcctcccgAAGCCCCCCGAATCCGTGCAGCCGCCAAATAGGATATGCTCCTTGCCAAATCCTAGCCTCCCTCGCAGCTCCAGTAACAGTCAACGTCCTCTTGATCCTATCGCTACTGATGTCGCTCAAACAAACCGCCAGCAACTCGCAACGCTTGGCAAGACGGCCCCATGCATTTTCTGTGGCAAGCAATACGCTCGCCAGGCACTGCTGTGGGACCACCTGGAGAAGCACCTGCATCATGCGCGCGGTGCCCCGATACACTGTCCCCAGCCGGAATGTCAGTCCGAGGGAGCGGTCTTGGAAGACATCATGAAGTTCAAGGCCCACGCTGCCCGCCTTCATGGCACTACATTTCAGAGAATCAAGATTGTCACTTCTAGAAGTCAGGATCCGGGTTGCTATGCACAGGCCCCTCCCAAACTGAAATTTCGTTTCATATTATCGAGAGAAAGCCGGCCGCCTCCGCAACGTCcgagcatcatcatcgtgTCTCGATCGTTAGACAGGAGCCAGGCTATATAG